The Psychrobacillus sp. FSL K6-4046 DNA window ATATGACAGGCCAAAGCCTAGTAATTGATGGTGGAATGTTGAAGGCATTATAAAATGAGGAAGAAGACTGGAGTATGTGCCAGTCTTCTTTTTTTATATGCAAAATGCTAGCTCTGCTGTTGCTTAAAGAAAAAGAAAAAGCCTCCATTATACTGGAGGCTTACGAAGTTATTTAACTGCCATTTTAATTTTGTTTTCTGATGGATCTTTCGTATAGAAAATTTCATTTTCTTCAAGAACAGAAATATTTTGTTCACGCAAATTTTTTACCGCTGTCTCTCTTTCTTCTATAGAAGGATAAATAATATTAAATGCCTCTAATCCAGTCATGTTTTCTGAGGCTGGTTGTGCACCTGCTCCTGCCCAAGTGTTCAATCCGATGTGGTGATGGTATTTTCCAGTAGACATAAATAAAGCCCCCGGGTAAGGAGTAACAACTTCAAACCCCATTAACTCATAAAATTCTCTTGCTTCTTCTATATCAGCTACCTGTAAATGTATATGCCCCATAACAGTTCCTTTGGGTAATCCATTCCATTCCGTGTTGGCACCTGCTGCTAAAATAGCTTGTGCATCTATTGCTAAAGTGTCCATTGCAACAGAATCCTTTTCCCAGTTCCAATCTGATTCTGGTCGGTCGCTATAAATCTCGATTCCATTCCCATCAGGATCATTTAAATACAGCGCTTCACTAACTAGATGATCTCCTGCACCAATACGAATTCCACTCTCTGCAAAGAATCTTAATACAGCGCCTAGATCCTCACGACTTGGTAAAAGTAATGCGAAATGATAAAGCCCTGTTGTTTTAGGCTGTTTTAGCACTACATTTTCTGGTTGTTCAATGGATAAAAGAGCAGTTTTCCCGTCAGCTGTTAACCAAATTTTGCTCGCTTGTCTATCTAATACTTTAAAGCCGATTACTTCCTCGTAAAATTTAAGAGATTGCTCCAGGTCTGTTACCTTTAACTCTACAAGCTCAACATAGGTAGAAGGTTTTTGATGAAATTTCATAATTTATTTGCTCCTCTTTTTTTAAGTTACTTTTCGTAAGTAATTATATTTTAATTACCTACTAAAGTCAACTTCTCTTTCGTGAAATAAATCACCTTTCCCGTATTGGCTGTGAAGGTTTATGAGAAAGCTTACGTTTTGTAGCTATTTAGCGTAGCGCTTCCTGGAGGATAGTCTTTAAAAGCTAAAAATTTCTGTAAGCGGTGATAAAATCTTCGTGAACGGTGATATTTTTCTCCGAACGGTTATAAATCCTCCGCGAACGGTGATAAATCTCTCCGAACGGTGATAAAACCCCAGTAAGCGGTGATAAATCAAAAATGTTGCCATGATCTTATTCTCTTTTATTATGCACATAGCCCATCGACATTATAAGAGCCACTAATCTCTATAGATTAGCGGCTCTCTATTTATACTTGGGCAAACTTTTTTTCTTCGTATGCTTTGATCTGGTCTTCGTATTGGAAGGTTAATGAGATTTCGTCCCAGCCGTTTAGAAGCATCATCTTTTGGTAAGGGTCGATTGGGAATGAATACGAGACTCCATCCTCACCCACTATTGTTTGCTCCTCTAAATTTACTTCTATTGAATAATTTTCTTTACTTAAAATGGATTCTACTTCCTCAACGGATAATTTAATAGGAAGAATGCCGTTTTTCATGCAGTTGTTGTAGAAGATATCCGCAAAGCTTGGTGCGATGACGACACGGAAGCCATAGTCCAGGATCGCCCATGGGGCATGCTCACGTGAGGAGCCGCAGCCAAAGTTTTCATGAGCCACTATAATAGTGGATTCCTTATAACGCTCGTCATTTAAGATAAAATCTGCACGTTCGTTTCCTTCTGCATCGAAGCGCCAATGGTAGAAAAGATATTTTCCGAATCCTGTGCGCTCGATTCTTTTAAGAAACTCTTTGGAAATAATTTGGTCTGTGTCAACGTTTTTTCTATTTAAAGGTGTAACGATACTATTAATTTCATTGATGGGCTCCATGTTTTTTCCTCCTTAAGCAGGCACTAGTTGAAATTTTCGAACGTCTACAATATGTCCTTCGATAGCTGCAGCAGCTGCCATAGCTGGACTCATGAGATGAGTTCGCGCTCCTGCTCCTTGTCTGCCTTCAAAGTTACGATTAGATGTGGATGCACAATGCTCTCCAGCGGGAACGATGTCATCATTCATCGCTAGACACATACTACAACCGGATTCACGCCATTCGAAGCCTGCTGCCTTGAAGATTTGGTCGATGCCTTCCTCTTCCGCTTGCTTCTTCACGGTTTGCGAGCCTGGTACTACAATAGCTGTAACGTTTGGATGAACAGTGCACCCCTCTATTATTTTAGCTGCGTTGCGCAGGTCGCTTAAGCGAGCATTCGTACAAGAACCGATAAAGACATTACTAATTCGAATATCCGTCAATGGCATACCTTCTTGCAGTCCCATATACGTAAGTGCTTTTTCATGTGCCTGCTGATCGGAAGCCTCTTGGAAGTCTGATTTATAAGGAATACTTTGGGATACTCCAGAGCCCATCGAAGGGTTTGTTCCCCAAGTGACAAATGGCTCGATTTCATCTGCATTGATTTCCACAGTTTTGTCGTAAGTAGCTTCTGGATCAGACGCCAAGGCTAGCCAGCGTGAAGCTTCCTGTTCAAATGCTTCACCTGTTGGAACGTATTCTCTGCCTCGTAAAAACTCGACTGTTGTCTCGTCTGGGCTAATCAAACCTGCTCTCGCTCCTGCTTCAATTGACATATTACAGATGGTCATGCGCTCCTCCATGGTGAGCTTCCGGATAGCTTCTCCGGTATATTCCACGATGTAGCCAGTTCCCATATCAATTCCGAACTTGGCGATGATAGCTAGGATAATATCCTTCGCAGTTACTCCTATGCCTAGCTCGCCATTCACTTTAATTTGCATCGTTTTTGGTTTAGCCTGCCAAAGAGTTTGAGTCGATAAAACATGCTCTACCTCACTTGTACCGATACCAAATGCGATGGCACCAAAGGCACCGTGTGTGGAGGTATGACTATCTCCACACACGATTGTTTTACCGGGCTGTGTTAAGCCTAGCTCTGGCCCGATAATGTGAACAATTCCTTGGTCGGGATGTCCGATATTTGCTAATGGAACTCCGAACTCACCACAGTTTTGCTGTAACGTATTAATTTGTTTACGGGCAATTTCATCTTTAATTTCTTTTTGATTTCTCGTTGGCACATTATGATCCATCGTCGCGAAGCAAAGGTCTGGGCGGCGAACTTTACGATTATTTAAGCGCAAGCCCTCAAACGCCTGGGGAGACGTTACCTCGTGAAGTAAATGAAGGTCGATATAGAGAAGGTCTGGTTTCCCCTCTTCCTCGTATACAATATGTTCATCCCAAATTTTCTCGATAATCGTTTTTGCCATGTAGTCCCTCTCCTTTTATACGTATGAATACATAATGCTTTCTGAAACAAATTCTGAGTCTAATTCATCTAACACCTTGTCAGTCCATTCACTTGTGGAAAGAACTCGCTTCCCGTTCGTCTGCAAGTCTCCTGTAAAGTAACCATCGTTTAGTACATTAAATACCGCTTCTTCGATAGCAGCAGCCTCTGTTTCCATTTGGAAAGCTTCACGGATCATCATGGCAGCAGATAGGATACAAGCAGCAGGGTTCGCTTTGTTTTGACCTGCAATATCTGGCGCAGAGCCATGGACTGGTTCATAAAGACCAAAACCGTCACCACGAGTGCTCGCAGATGGTAGCATTCCTAGCGAACCGGTGATCACCGAAGCCTCATCGCTTAAAATATCTCCAAACATATTTTCTGTTACGATGACATCAAAAGCTCCTGGCTTTGTGATAAGCTTCATCGCAGTTGAATCGACTAGCATATGCTCTACCTCAACGTCCGGATAGCCTTGTTTCTTCTCTTCCACTATTTCTCTCCACAGCTTGCTGGAATCCAGTACATTTGCTTTGTCTACAGAGGCTAGCTTACCTCTTCGGCTCCGGGCAAGCTGGAATGCCGTGTCTACAATTCGCTCGATCTCAGAGCGAGTGTAGACTAAAGTGTCCAATGCGTAATCATTCGTTTTCTTACGAGGCTCTGCAAAATATAAGCCGCCGGTAAGCTCTCGAACAATTACCATGTCAACATTTTCTGCGATTTCCTTTTTAAGTGGAGAAGATTCTAGTAGAGCTGGAATAGCCTTCACTGGACGAATATTCGCATAAAGTCCGAAGTGCTTGCGAATTGCCAATAAACCTTTTTCAGGGCGTAAATGAGATGGGTTTTGATCCCATTTAGGTCCACCTACCGCACCTAATAGGATGGCATCACTATCACTGCACAAGCTGATTGTTTCTTCTGGCAGTGGATTCTCACAAGCATCAATTGCTGCTCCGCCGATTAACGCAAATTGCAGATTAAATGTATGATTATATCGCTTTGCAATTGTTTGAAGCACCTTTACCGCTGCCTCCGTTACTTCAGGACCGATTCCATCACCAGGTAATACCGTTATTGTTTTTTCCATCCCATTCACTCCCATTGTTTTATTTATTGAATGACTGCTACACGCTCTTTAAAATGTGCATTCATTAGTTGTCGATTGACTGCGTTGATATACGCTCTCGCAGATGCCTTAAGTACATCCTGCGATGCATTTCTTCCGGAAGAGGTTGCTCCGTTGTACGATAGATTGATCACTGCCTCGCCTAGAGCATCTCGCCCTTTTGAAACAGAGGAAACCCGATAATCCAAAATTCTTACCTCTCCATTTACTAGCTTTTCTAATGTGTTAAAGATCGCCTCTACCGCACCAGAACCGTTACCTTTGGCGGTAGTACTCTCACCAGTTGGCATCTTCACTGTGATGGATGCAGTCGGTACATTGTTTTCGTAGTTAATGACTAGTTCCTCTAATTCGTAAACCTCAACTTCTCCACTGCTTACTTGCTGATCTGTCAATAAAACAAATAGATCCTCATCAGATATTTCCTTTTTACGATCCGCAAGCTTCTTAAATGCTGTAAAGGCTGCATTTAACTTTTCATCGCTTAACTGGAAGCCCATTTGCACTGCACGACTAAAGAATGCGTGACGACCGGAATGCTTACCAAGCACTAGCTCGGTAGCGACATCTCCAATTAGCTCTGGAGTAATGATTTCATACGTTTCAGGATTTTTGAGCATCCCATCCTGATGAATGCCTGATTCATGAGCAAAGGCATTTTTTCCGACGACTGCTTTGTTCGGCTGAATGACGACTCCTGTAAGCTTACTTACTAGCTGACTCGTACGCTTAGTTTCCTTTAGAACGATGCCGGATTCCGATTGATAGTA harbors:
- the leuD gene encoding 3-isopropylmalate dehydratase small subunit, producing the protein MEPINEINSIVTPLNRKNVDTDQIISKEFLKRIERTGFGKYLFYHWRFDAEGNERADFILNDERYKESTIIVAHENFGCGSSREHAPWAILDYGFRVVIAPSFADIFYNNCMKNGILPIKLSVEEVESILSKENYSIEVNLEEQTIVGEDGVSYSFPIDPYQKMMLLNGWDEISLTFQYEDQIKAYEEKKFAQV
- the leuC gene encoding 3-isopropylmalate dehydratase large subunit encodes the protein MAKTIIEKIWDEHIVYEEEGKPDLLYIDLHLLHEVTSPQAFEGLRLNNRKVRRPDLCFATMDHNVPTRNQKEIKDEIARKQINTLQQNCGEFGVPLANIGHPDQGIVHIIGPELGLTQPGKTIVCGDSHTSTHGAFGAIAFGIGTSEVEHVLSTQTLWQAKPKTMQIKVNGELGIGVTAKDIILAIIAKFGIDMGTGYIVEYTGEAIRKLTMEERMTICNMSIEAGARAGLISPDETTVEFLRGREYVPTGEAFEQEASRWLALASDPEATYDKTVEINADEIEPFVTWGTNPSMGSGVSQSIPYKSDFQEASDQQAHEKALTYMGLQEGMPLTDIRISNVFIGSCTNARLSDLRNAAKIIEGCTVHPNVTAIVVPGSQTVKKQAEEEGIDQIFKAAGFEWRESGCSMCLAMNDDIVPAGEHCASTSNRNFEGRQGAGARTHLMSPAMAAAAAIEGHIVDVRKFQLVPA
- a CDS encoding VOC family protein, which encodes MKFHQKPSTYVELVELKVTDLEQSLKFYEEVIGFKVLDRQASKIWLTADGKTALLSIEQPENVVLKQPKTTGLYHFALLLPSREDLGAVLRFFAESGIRIGAGDHLVSEALYLNDPDGNGIEIYSDRPESDWNWEKDSVAMDTLAIDAQAILAAGANTEWNGLPKGTVMGHIHLQVADIEEAREFYELMGFEVVTPYPGALFMSTGKYHHHIGLNTWAGAGAQPASENMTGLEAFNIIYPSIEERETAVKNLREQNISVLEENEIFYTKDPSENKIKMAVK
- a CDS encoding 2-isopropylmalate synthase — encoded protein: MAKIDIFDTTLRDGEQSAGINLNTQEKLEIARQLEKFGVSIIEAGFPASSPGDFNAVQQIANTVKNSVVTGLARSIKSDIETSWEALRGGVQPHLHTFIATSPIHMQYKLNKTPEQVIEIAVESVKLARKYFPLVQWSAEDATRSDKDFLVRIINEVIKAGATTINIPDTVGYATPIEYGALFRYLSENVTGIEKVKLSAHCHDDLGLAVANTLAAIENGATQVEGTINGIGERAGNAALEEVAVALHIRSDYYQSESGIVLKETKRTSQLVSKLTGVVIQPNKAVVGKNAFAHESGIHQDGMLKNPETYEIITPELIGDVATELVLGKHSGRHAFFSRAVQMGFQLSDEKLNAAFTAFKKLADRKKEISDEDLFVLLTDQQVSSGEVEVYELEELVINYENNVPTASITVKMPTGESTTAKGNGSGAVEAIFNTLEKLVNGEVRILDYRVSSVSKGRDALGEAVINLSYNGATSSGRNASQDVLKASARAYINAVNRQLMNAHFKERVAVIQ
- the leuB gene encoding 3-isopropylmalate dehydrogenase, which produces MEKTITVLPGDGIGPEVTEAAVKVLQTIAKRYNHTFNLQFALIGGAAIDACENPLPEETISLCSDSDAILLGAVGGPKWDQNPSHLRPEKGLLAIRKHFGLYANIRPVKAIPALLESSPLKKEIAENVDMVIVRELTGGLYFAEPRKKTNDYALDTLVYTRSEIERIVDTAFQLARSRRGKLASVDKANVLDSSKLWREIVEEKKQGYPDVEVEHMLVDSTAMKLITKPGAFDVIVTENMFGDILSDEASVITGSLGMLPSASTRGDGFGLYEPVHGSAPDIAGQNKANPAACILSAAMMIREAFQMETEAAAIEEAVFNVLNDGYFTGDLQTNGKRVLSTSEWTDKVLDELDSEFVSESIMYSYV